GTCCTCCCACGCAAAATGGCTTGAAGAAACCGAATGATTTGACCAGAGTCGCCGAGCCATCGCTTCAAGTGAGCAGGATTCTACCAATTCCACCAAGGGGAGCTGGATCCCTAGCCGCTCTTTAATGAATGACTGCAGCCGCACTAGGGAAAGGGAGTTGCCTCAGCCTCGAAGAAATCAGTGTCCTTGGCGACCTTAAGGCCCTTTGCCGCCGTGTCTGGTAGGACCTCCTGCCACATTCTAAGGAGTGTCACCTTATCCTCGTCGAGATCTACCAACACCTGGTCGTCGACGGATGAGTCAGGCAGTACAATTGCGTCAAGGGCTTTTCTGTCGACCTTTCCATTAACGCTAAGTGGTGGTTCTTGCAGGGGAATCATGATTGAGGGGCACATATATCGGGGCAGAGGAATCCTCTGGCGCAGCTGCTTCACGTAAGTTATTCGGTCTACTTCCTCGTCGAGAGGGTCATTGGAAAACACCACAAAGGCCACGAGAAACGTATCGGCGCCAGTTCCACGCACACAGACGTGCGCATTGGCGAGTTTCTCTTTGGATACTAGGAGCAGTGCATGTGCGAGTTCATCTAGTTCAACGCGTTGTCCGCGTAGTTTGATCTGGGAGTCACCTTCAAGTCTTCCGAGAAACACTAGAGACCCGTCATTTAGGAGTCGTCCACGGTATCCAGTTCGGTAAATCACATCCGACTCTGACAAATTGGACAGGCTGGCAGGGCAAGGGATTTAAACTCGTCCCGCAGGCGATCGGTCACTTTCTCTCCGCTAGAAAACGCGTATCTCCATTCGCTAGAGCGTCGCAGCTAGCCCGCGCCATGATGAATCATGGACGAGTACTCGGAAGGCACCGCCATGGTGTAGGTAATACGCTCCTCCATGATCAGCCGCGCGAGCTCCACCGCGTCCCCTCGAAAGGAGCTGCGAGCCACGACAACTGTGCCGCCGTTACAAAGAGCAATGAACATCTGCTCGATGGCCATGTCAAAGCCTGGAGAACTCTATTGCAGCACTTTCTCCTGCACGAGTCCGTATTCCTGAGTGACTGCAGCAAATTGGTTGACCCAATTGAGATGATCCAGTATAATTCCCTTTGGAGCACCCGTTGAACCGCTGGTGTAGAGAACAAAAGCCGGATGATCTGGGTGAGATACATTTCCTTCATACGGACCATCTGGGGAATCTACTATAAGTAACGTTTCCATCAACCTTACAGGCATGATGTGTTCTTCGCCTAGGAGGGAAGCGCATTCGCCCAGTCTGCTGTCGGAAAGCAGAAGACGAGGCGACGAGTCACCAATGATCGAAGACAGACGCTCATGGGAATTGCGGGAGTCGAGAGGGACGTACGCAGCGCCCACATGGAGGATGGCGAGAATGAAGACGATCATGTCGGCTGAAGGTTCACAGAGAATACCTACCCTGGTAGCAATTCCAACGTCGAGATCCTTAAGCGCCCTCGCGGCCCTACCAACTAGTTCGTTGAGCATGTCATAGGTGATTTCCGTGTTTGTGAAGCCTAGCTTGACAGCGATGTTGTCAGGATATCGTTGAGATGCCACATCTACCTGCTGGGAAACGGTCGTCTCCCAACCTTCCCACCTTTCGACTACTCCACCGCTGCCGATTTCCGATATCAGCGCTGGATCAAACTGGGGGTGCAGATCAACCTCGCTAACAATACTATCGGGAAGCTCTGATATCTGGGCCACTAGCCAACGTATATATCAAGCAGACGGGCACAGTCCTGATCCAGATACAGAGAAGGCGGCATCGTGAAGGAGAGGGCTGTGTCCTGACCCGCGGTCTCAACAATGCTGACAACCAGGTCACACCCACTTCTTGCGTCTTCGACTCCCACTATGTCCATTTCGCAGGACGCAAAGGTAGACATTTCACGGATGCCGAGGGTGTAGTTCAGGAGAACTTGAAACAATGGGCTGGATGTGGAAGAGCGTGGGACTTTGAGCTCCTCCAAAAGAACGTCAAATGGAACCTTAGAGTGCGCGAGGGCCGCGTACATGGATGTTCTagtcttcttgagcagctgTGCTATAGTATCCTGACCGCAAACACGGAGTCTGACCGGGAGCAAATTTTAATTAGAATCCAACGGTGTCGAAATATCGGTCGTCGTGCCGGTTTGCATCAGCAATGCCGATGCACAATTCGTCAAATGAACCATTAAggagttggaagaggaggacctGCAGGGCTGCGGCATAGAAGTGGAAGGAGGCTGACCCGGACTGACGACTACACTCTTTCACTCTGGCCACAGTCTCCTTCTTAATAAATGCACGGGCCGTGAAGCTTTTGGAGATGCTCAAGGGAGGTCGAGATTGGACGCGGGAGAACGGTAGGAGAGGCAGGCAATCCACTGGTGTTTCAAACTGTTGCTTCCAGTACTTAAGATCATCTTTTATGGCCTGGCCTTTGAGTTGCTTACTTTCTGCGATGGCATAATCTAGGTACTGCGACGCTGGTTGCGACACACCCGGCGAGACATAGCTTTGATTGAGATCGCCCAGAAATGTCCGAAGACTAATTCCATCCATGACAATATGAAGATAACAAAGCATAAAGACGTGTGTATCTCTTGACAATTGCAGGATGGAGGCTTTCAGAGTCCCACCGTTGTCAAGATCAAACACATGGTCGCGGAAGTCGAGGAACTCAGCATTAATATCACTCCCATTGGCGATAGTCTTTCTCCCGAGTACGAATCCTTCCCGACAGAAAGTGAATTGCTCGGGATCGCCTGTGGTTGAAATTACTTGAAAGGCTGTATGCAGGGCCTCGTGGCGCTGGATAACTGCTTGGATTGCAGCTTCAAAGCGGTCACAGTCCAAGTGGCCTTGCAGTTTCTAAGCCAACGCCACATTGTATGCTGAGGAATCATCACTATACCGATGGGCAAGCCAGATCCTCTCTTGTGCGTGAGATAGAGGGGCTGATCGAATCACTGCAAGCGACTGCAATGATGGGAGAGCGATATTATCTTTAATCAAGCTCAAGCCATCACTGCGAGGATCAAATTCGCCGGACACGTCGTCCGTATCTAATCCAAGTGTCAAAGTCAGAGTTTTTCAGAAAAATCTcggggtggaggagggatCGAATACCTTCACTTGGTGTAGGGGTATTCCTGTCCTCCGACACTGACTCTGTGGATGATGTGGTAGGAGAGGCATCAATACTGGATTCATCTATATAACAGCGATTGGCGTCAATAGAAGATACTCTAAACTATGACACAAAACAATCACTCTTCACCTTGAGAAATTGTCCCTCTCTCCAAGTCTATTATCTCCACCACACCCACAAAGGGAGACTTGCCTTGATCAACCGTTGTCACGCTCACTGGTTTGTCGTTGGGTGCTTCACTGGGGCTCTCAGAAGCGTCAAACGTAAGAGACAACTTATCCAGAACATCGCGACAGATGTCCCGAATGGATGCGCCCCCAATAACCTTCAGAACTGGCACATCCACATTCAGCTCCTTGAGAAATCAGGAGCGCACCTCTACCGCAATAAGAGAGTCGATTCCTAAATTAGCAAGGCTAGCTAGCATATCTGGGTTCACATGTCGAAACTAGAATACAGGAGAACACGTACCGACTTCCACCAAGGGGGTGTCCTGGGCAATTGAATCGGCCGACATCTGGAGTATGGCTGCGAGACGAGTGGCAAACGATGTACAAAGAATCGACTCGGCCTGGGCGACTTGTGTGGCGGCCTTGAGCTGATCCATCACGGGAATCCTGGCAGATGCAGCGGTGGTCGCCTCTCCGGGCAGCACTTTCTTATCCTCCCACTTCATATGCGAGAACCAGGGGTTGCTTAGCCACAAAGGAGGTGCTGAGTCTTCCTCCGCTAGACCCACATGCTTCTGCATGCCACTGGTCAATACGGGCTGACAGCCTGAGCCAGGTCGTCCTGATATAACTGCCTCCCGAGAGAGTCTTGAGCATAACCGCAGCAacaccttctccacggccGTGCCCGTCTGCCTTGTCGTCCCACATCTGGGATCGCCCGTGGGGTGAGAGCATGTGCAGCTTTGATTCAATGATGTACATCTCGGGCCCGAATATCAGATTCGCGCCCGCTGCAATCGCCACAGGCGTCTCTCCTGACCGCAGGCTTTGCACCGCCGGGATGTACGGCAaccagtgatgatgatgaaaaggcCGTATCAATTGTCATGCTGGGGCCCTTCCAGTTGAAGAAATATGAGACGCGGTTGCTGAGGATGCTTCGCGTGGTGCCTGTGCCGCTGTATTTGGGAATTGTTTCCATGTCACGAAGATGGATGTCGTGGTAGTCGTTGGTCATGAGGCCAACGTAGACTCCCGTCTGGGTGTTCTGCAGCTCCTGGATGCTGGTTCCTGCATTCTCTAGACATTCGTACACGGTTTCCAGGAGGACCCGGTGTTGAGGGTCCATGGCCTCCGCCTCGCGGGcattccaggagaagaagggggcgTCGAAGACACAGGGGTCTTCCTCCAGGAGATAGGGATGCTGCGCGTTTGAAGCACCATGGTGTTCGTCATGGATGATAAAAGCCGGCTGGGTCGAATCGTTAGGCGGGAATCGGGCGAAGGAGGTCGCGGGGAGAATGCAACAGCTTCCACAGTTCGGAGGGAGTAGAGGCTCCACCAGGGAACCTACAAGAGCTCCCGATAATGGCAATAGGTTCAGGAACTTTGGTATCCATATTCAGTTGATGAATGGGGGGAGTGAAAGAAATCTCGATGTACGCTCTATCATTTCATAACTGAGGAGCATTGCGCCAGATGATCTGGAAACCTTATACAAATATAGTAGTTATTAGAGCTGAGAATCACTGAAGACATACTATACTACTATTGATACTCGGTCTCGTTCGGAGGTATCGTTGTTGGTCGTGGTTCCTTTGGGGCAGTGAAGCCGAAAGGCTACGCATAAACCGACTATTCAGCCCCAGTCAGCCCCAGCGAAACAAGCATCGGACGCCGATGCCGAACCTGTTCAGCGCCGAATGATTCCCCATCTTGAGCTCAGCGGTAATATTACGGGTAGAGATTGTTCTGGTCTTGTCCTCTCGGTTCGCAGTTTTAGGTTTCAACGTCCCCTTCACCATGTATACATTCTTTGATTCAGATTTCTTCCACTTCGAATTCCTCCGTGTCCTAGGCACCGCTCCCTTTGAAGGATGCGACATTGGGAAGTGTCTCGAGACAATTGCCTGCATCAAAACCCCTGATGCAGAGAGCTGGTTTGACGCCTGGGTTGCTGCAGGACgcaaagcagaagcagcCGCTCGTTGGGCATGAATCCGGTCAGGGAACTATTTTCGAGCAGCCGAGTACATGCTCCACTGCACGCCCAAGGACACCCGACTTCTGGAGACGCTGGAGCACAGCGTGCGCAACTTCTAGCGTGAGTTTGCTCTGCTCGCTGACCCCGCGGGCTATGGCGGCGAGGTTCTTTCGCTCGAGGTTCCCTACGAGCACGGTCTGATGCTGCCGGCGTATCTGTTCATGCCGCTGCGTGAGGCAGGATTAACGGAGCCCATTCCCGTCGTGGTCAGCAGCGGCGGGTTCGACTCCACCCAGGAGGAACTGTACTTCTACATCGCCGCAGGCGCGCGCCGACGCGGGTACGCCGTTCTCACCTTCGACGGCCCAGGTCAGGGGATCTTCCACCGGCGACTAGACCAACGAGCTGGCTTCCCGGCCCAGGCACCGGAGGGCGCGTATATGCGACACGACTGGGAGGCCGTGATCCGTCCCGTCCTCGACCGACTGTGGACATACAGCAAGGCAAACCAACATCTCCACCTCGGCCTCAACCGGGTATCCATCTTTGGCGAATCAATGGGCGCATATTTTGCACTTCGTGGCGCAGGCGGTCCCCGGATCAAAGCGTGCATTGCGATGGACGGATTCTACGACATGTGGGATATTGCCGATTCGCGCATTCCCCCCGTCTTCGTGAAGGCTTGGGATCGACTGGGTGATCGCTTCTTCGACCGGGTCATCCGCTCGCTGGGCAGAGTACACTTTCGTACGCGGTTTGAATTCGCACATGCGCGATTTGCGTTAGGTTTGCCGACTTATGCACAGGCGACCCGGGCATTTCAGAAGTTTTCTCTGCGCGGGGATGGAGAGCAGGGGGAGTACTTGGCCCGGGTCCAGTGCCCGGTGTTTGTCACCGGTGCGGCGGACTGGGCGTATTTTCCCGCCCAGGGAAATGCGACCAGGATTTTCGAGGTTTTCAATCAGTTGCATCCTGAAATGGCCAAACTGTGGGTGACCAAGGGAGTGGGATCCAGTGGATTGCAGGCCAAGGTGGCGGCCATTTCGGTTGTCCATGACAAGACGTTTGAATAGTTAGACGAGGTGTTGAATATTGAtcgaaagaaagagaaatctTTACCTTAGTTATATCTATTTGTATTTCTGGTTTAACTCTAGCCTCCCTAAGTAATGTACTTTTCCGTCGTTGATCATAGCATTTATAAATCAAACGGTCTATTGCAGTGAGTATTGTTCTAAGCTCCTATCTTCGACATTTTGTACATCCTCAAGAGAAAAGCCCACAGTTGCCGAAATGTTATGGCTGCCATGTTTGCCTTCGTTATAGAATAAGTTGGTTGAGGGGCAGCTAGTTCACCCTCGACGACGCCGCACTCCGATTATGCTGCATATGGGCATTGACCAAGTGACCCGCCGCCAGGGCCGAGCAAGTACTCAGTTCACCCGCCAGCACGGCCGCGGCGATGATCCGGGCCAAGCGGCGGGCATTCGCGCCGGGATCGGTGGGATGGGCGCCGCGGACTCCCAGCAAGTCCAACATGGCTCCCTGGGCTTCGAGGATGGTGCCTCCACCGATGGTTCCGACCTCCATGGAGGGCATGGAGACGGCGATGTGCAGGTTTCCGTCGATACTAGAGCATTCAATGTGAGTATAATTCATACCATATCGAAGGGAAGCAGGGGGACCACAAGAGGGAGGGGGACCtacttcttcatcgtcgtgATACAGCTACTGCTCTCCACATTCTGGGCGGGATCCTGTCCGGTAGCCAAGAACACGGCCTGAACTAGGTTGGATGCATGGGCGTTGAACCCACCCATACTACCGGCCATGGCGCTACCCACCAGGTTCTTAGCTGTATTGAGCTCAACCAGGGCATCGACTTCGGTCTTCAGAACCTTCCGGACGGTCTCGGCGGGAATAGTAGCTTCAGCGATGACCGACTTGCCGCGGCCACCGATCCAGTTGATAGCAGCAGATTTCTTGTCAGCACAGAAGTTACCGGACAGCGTAATAGTGTTCATATCGGGGAACCCGTGGGCGGTCATCGCCTGCAAAGCCTGCTCAATACCCTTAGAGATCATGTTCATGCCCATGGCGTCGCCTGTCGTGGTGCGGAACCGGATGTAGAGGTAGGTGCCGGCCTGGGCGAAGGTCAGGCTCTGCAGACGAGCGAAGCGGCTGGTGGCGTTGAAGGTGTCGGTGAGGACCCGACGACCGATGGGGGACTCAGCCCAGCGCTGAGCTTCGGCGGCGCGTTTCGCCGACGGAAATCCCAGGCAGGGGCCTCGCGTCATGCCGTCGCCTTTGAGCGTCGTCACGGCACCGCCGCCGGCGTTGATCGCCTTGCAGCCCCGGCTGGCGCTGGCAACCAGCACACCCTCCGTCGTGGCCATCGGGATGAAATATGCCTGGCCGTCGATCACCATGGGTCCCGCGAGTCCCAGGGGCAGGGGCAGGTATCCG
This window of the Aspergillus oryzae RIB40 DNA, chromosome 8 genome carries:
- a CDS encoding uncharacterized protein (predicted protein) — protein: MLCYLHIVMDGISLRTFLGDLNQSYVSPGVSQPASQYLDYAIAESKQLKGQAIKDDLKYWKQQFETPVDCLPLLPFSRVQSRPPLSISKSFTARAFIKKETVARVKECSRQSGSASFHFYAAALQVLLFQLLNGSFDELCIGIADANRHDDRYFDTNIHVRGPRAL
- a CDS encoding beta-ketoacyl [acyl carrier protein] synthase domain-containing protein (polyketide synthase modules and related proteins), encoding MSSVILSSNNYYICIRFPDHLAQCSSFLNLLPLSGALVGSLVEPLLPPNCGSCCILPATSFARFPPNDSTQPAFIIHDEHHGASNAQHPYLLEEDPCVFDAPFFSWNAREAEAMDPQHRVLLETVYECLENAGTSIQELQNTQTGVYVGLMTNDYHDIHLRDMETIPKYSGTGTTRSILSNRVSYFFNWKGPSMTIDTAFSSSSLVAVHPAVQSLRSGETPVAIAAGANLIFGPEMYIIESKLHMLSPHGRSQMWDDKADGHGRGEGVAAVMLKTLSGGSYIRTTWLRLSARIDQWHAEACGSSGGRLSTSFVAKQPLVLAYEVGG
- a CDS encoding hydroxymethylglutaryl-CoA reductase (3-hydroxy-3-methylglutaryl-CoA (HMG-CoA) reductase); amino-acid sequence: MSSKHLDWILEKTLENIVSAGSSSTATTRLEAFTRAVRIRRITVSRTPSTQDLSGGIQNSLLPYHSYNYELVHGACCENVIGYLPLPLGLAGPMVIDGQAYFIPMATTEGVLVASASRGCKAINAGGGAVTTLKGDGMTRGPCLGFPSAKRAAEAQRWAESPIGRRVLTDTFNATSRFARLQSLTFAQAGTYLYIRFRTTTGDAMGMNMISKGIEQALQAMTAHGFPDMNTITLSGNFCADKKSAAINWIGGRGKSVIAEATIPAETVRKVLKTEVDALVELNTAKNLVGSAMAGSMGGFNAHASNLVQAVFLATGQDPAQNVESSSCITTMKNIDGNLHIAVSMPSMEVGTIGGGTILEAQGAMLDLLGVRGAHPTDPGANARRLARIIAAAVLAGELSTCSALAAGHLVNAHMQHNRSAASSRVN
- the psoB gene encoding hydrolase psoB (predicted protein) gives rise to the protein MPLREAGLTEPIPVVVSSGGFDSTQEELYFYIAAGARRRGYAVLTFDGPGQGIFHRRLDQRAGFPAQAPEGAYMRHDWEAVIRPVLDRLWTYSKANQHLHLGLNRVSIFGESMGAYFALRGAGGPRIKACIAMDGFYDMWDIADSRIPPVFVKAWDRLGDRFFDRVIRSLGRVHFRTRFEFAHARFALGLPTYAQATRAFQKFSLRGDGEQGEYLARVQCPVFVTGAADWAYFPAQGNATRIFEVFNQLHPEMAKLWVTKGVGSSGLQAKVAAISVVHDKTFE